A region of the Campylobacter cuniculorum DSM 23162 = LMG 24588 genome:
ATTTTTAAGACTTAAAAGCTCTTTAAAATCAAAATTTTCATCGATTAAAGCATAAGGGCGTCCGTCTAAGCTTTGGTTTAGATAATTCTTAATCAATGCTTCGTTTTCTTTTTCATTTATCACAACAAGAGGAGTGTTTAAAATTTTAGCAAGTTTAACATTGCTTTCAAAACCATCTAAAATTCCAAGTTTGTGAAAACCTTCGACGAAAATAAAATCATATTGAGCCTTTAAATTTTCAAAATCTTGTATGATTTTATAAAAAAAGAAATTTGAATCTTCACTCAATTGTTTCAAAGCATTCTTAAGTGTAAAACTATAAGTGCTTTCCAAATTTTGTTTGATGTTAAAGTGCTTAAGATTTTTTTCTACCCTTAAAATAGCATTCTCACAGGCTACTGCACGATAAATTGCAATATTTTTGTAAGTTTTAACACATTCTTCTAAAAGCCTTGCACCGATTTTAGTGTCTGGCTCAACATTTTTTGATTGAATCAAATAAAAACTAGCCATAATAAATCCTTTAGAATTTTAAAAATTGGAACACTCTTTGCTTTTAAGTGTTTAATCGGAATTTATTTTAACGAATAAATAATAAATAAATAAATAATAAATGTAAAATTTTTATATAATGGAGGCAAAATGAAAAAAAAATTAATTTATGTGTTACCATTTGTATTTTTTGGTTGCAGTGCTGTGGTTGATCCACAAATTTCTATGAAACCGCCCGCTTATGTTGAAGAACTTGCACCTAAACAAAGTAACAATATAGAAAGTGCTCCGGGTTCGCTTTTTGGTAAGGGAGATAATCCTTTGTTTTCTGATAAAAAGGCTATGAATGTTAATGACCTTGTAACCGTTGTCATACAAGAAAACACAACGCAAAGCACTCAAGCTAATAAAGCTACAACGAGGACTAATACAGCTAATTTAGGCGGAGGAACTATCACGGGAAGCACAGGAGTGGTTTCAAGTGTGATTGATAAGGTGAATTCCTATTCTAATATAGGTTTTCAAACTAATAGCACAAATAATTATCAAGGCACAGGTACTCAAAGCAGAAATGAAAGTTTTAATACAACCATTTCTACAAGGGTGATTAAAATTTTATCAAATGGAAATTATTTTATCGAAGGTTCAAGGGAACTTTTAATCAACGGAGAAAAGCAGATTATTCAACTTAGTGGAGTCATTCGTCCCTATGATATAGGGCAAGATAATACCATAGATAGTCGCTATATCGCTGATGCAAAGATACTTTATAAAACTGAAGGTGAAGTCGATAGAAGCACTAGAAAGCCTTGGGGTAGCAAATTTATAGAGGCAATTTGGCCTTTCTAAACATAGAAATTTATAGGCTGGTTTTAATGAGACTAGCCTTAAATTGATTTTTAACAAATTTTTTAATTTTGCGATGAAACGAAATATTTTTGCTTAAAACGGGAAAATTTCTTAAACCTAACTTAGCATAGCTTACACAAAGGGTTTTATATTCTAAAATTCTCATTTAAATAACTTAAGGCACCCTCAATCCA
Encoded here:
- the flgH gene encoding flagellar basal body L-ring protein FlgH — translated: MKKKLIYVLPFVFFGCSAVVDPQISMKPPAYVEELAPKQSNNIESAPGSLFGKGDNPLFSDKKAMNVNDLVTVVIQENTTQSTQANKATTRTNTANLGGGTITGSTGVVSSVIDKVNSYSNIGFQTNSTNNYQGTGTQSRNESFNTTISTRVIKILSNGNYFIEGSRELLINGEKQIIQLSGVIRPYDIGQDNTIDSRYIADAKILYKTEGEVDRSTRKPWGSKFIEAIWPF